The Henckelia pumila isolate YLH828 unplaced genomic scaffold, ASM3356847v2 CTG_525:::fragment_3, whole genome shotgun sequence genome segment TGAGTAAATTTTGTGAAATGGAAATCCTAATTGGATCATCCATGAATCatgataatatattattttttatgcaaaAAGTACAACTCTTTAACAAAGGGTTGACCCCGAAAAAAACTCATCTCACATGAGTCAAAGCCTCATTGGCTCATGTGAGgattaaatcgagggatgtgcaagAACGGCAGGGACCTGAGTTGAGAAAACAACATGGTCAATCCCCAGAGCATATCctacaatatttcagcagggaatatgctccactgatgatcgaacccgcaacgctaaAGAATTTTTTCACACGTCAactcaggccttaccaactcgcctatgccctcgtgaaaaaaaaaaaaaaaaagcacaaCTTTTTACTCTAAATATAGGTGGGTTTAGGGGTGAACAATATTTCGGttaaaccgaattaaccgaccGCATAGAATGAATTCGAAAATTCGATTTGGTTAACTCGAAAATTCGGTTTTAGTGTTAGGAAATTTAttaaatcattttattcgtTTCGATTTtcgattttcttaaaaaaaattggttatttcggttaaccgaattataaataattaaattttgaattttttttattaagttttacatatattttataatatattttttatatgtttatatttaataatgtacttaatttttgttattttaatttttaagctTAATGTGTTTTATTGTGATAAAATTATCAtatttcaataattaattttataatattttatatatttttaatttattttgtgaaaaaatcggttaattcggtgACCAACCAAATTAACCAATCGGAATTCGGTTCGTTTAAATCGATTTTAGAataaattcggttcggttagCCTAAAAATAATTCGATTAATTTGATTTCGGTTAATTCAATTCGATTTTTGACCGAATTAACCAAATGCTCACCCTAGTGGGTTTGACCGACCCATCTCACGAACCTTTATCCATAAGACCGTCTGACAATTTTTAGATGTTCACGCAAACATCACGCGATGCACACAAAATCCATGCACACTAGTGTGCAGtgaatcattattattattattattattattattattattattattattattattattatatatacatatatattcttAATGATTAATGAAATTGATTCCATACAATGGAGTCGTTTGAAATTCTTCCTCTGATTCCTAATCTTTCCTTCAATGCTTAGAGCTTAAAATGATTAATAAACTAGTCACGTAATTAAAGAATCAAACAGTTGGTAAATCCAAACACTAGTGCAGAATTACCAAAAATGGCATCCAAAATAGTTCAATTCTGAACCAAGCCACTATCTTGTTTTCTTAAACGGAGAAATTATTGGCCAAGAACAACATGATATACTTAACTTCACTATCACTACAACTCTACCATATTGTCCACATGCTAATAGATTTGAGAAAAATGCACTACATCGGAAGATGATAAACCTGACAGTTGGCACCATTTCAATGAATCGACTGTTAAAAACCAGTTACAATATTCATATGGTGCATATGAACACTTTATCATACCAAATAACAGGCTCTTTCGCATGACATGAGACAAGACTACAAAAGGTTCTCCCAACAAAAAATCTAAACATGGGCTCCCATCATGTCAAATCCATGATCAAACTCTGCCAGAATATGAGTTTAGATTTGGACGGACCTAGCAGGAATCAGCCAAGAATAGGGAAAATGCGGGTAACATGTTCCAATGGAATGCCATCTGCAGTGGTTTTCTTAAGCTCAGGATGGTTGAATTCGTTGGGTGGAAGGATGATGAGTTGACCCTTATCCTGCGTCTTCTCTATGGACCAACCAGAATTTGCAATGTGGCTCTCGAGAAACTTGTCTAAGGCCAAACCCTCGATGTTAATCGCCTGTGAAACAACCATCCATCAGAAGAATAAAAAAACACTTATGAATCCAAACTTTCAGCATTCAATGGTCTATGAACTAACTCGTCGATTGTCATTAACTCTGTAAGAAGCATTTTATCCAGAAGTTGAAAACCTAAGAAAATCATTccttaaaaataacttcaagGGAAAGAATCAATACCTCAGCAAGAATAGTCCTCGGAACCTTTTTGTAAGTTAGCGAAAGAACATGAATTGCATATGCTTGAATTGCTTGTTCAAAACCTGTATGTGATATATACCTTTTTAGCAAAACTAAGTGAGCATGAAAGGAGCATCACAAATGTGAATACATAAAACATGAATGAATCCAACTGCAGTTTTACTTATAGGAAACAAATTACGACAAGATAGAAcattataacaaaaaaatttccCACTAAAATTCTCAATAAACATTTGAGTGTTTAGTTGCAGGTTACCACTcagatttttttttcagattacCATCTCTCTTTCCATAGATTTacatgtattatgaaaagtCAGCTCTAGTAATCTTCAACTTTCAGAAGTCCTCGCACATCATAAATATGGCATATGTCAATCTCTACAGTCTACGACTCTACACATATATGATCCTCCAGGCTCCAGCCACATGAAAGGGGGCTGGAACATGAATAAAGTAATCAAGCATTCAAATTTCAAAGTCCGTAACCCTGGATGATGCTGGGAAAAGAATCATATATACCTGGTACAACATCTAATATATGGCGGTTCTTAGCAGCTTCATCCCAAAACTGACGGAATCTGGCAGTCTGAAGATAAAGATAATCGTGTACAATCAGATCTACGTAAATTAGTAGCATGCCGATCATAGAATTCAATACGGAATTACTGTTCACGTCAACAAGAAATGTGACAAAAACTGGAAGTACCTCCAAAAAGTGCGAGAGAACAATGAGGGTCTTGAATTGGTCCTCCATTTGCTGGTAGTTTTCAAAGAGAGAAAAGAGAAAATACATAAATCAAGATCAAAGCAATGACATGAAAAGTCACTAAACTGATAAGGAGGAAAATCTCATACACGATcagaaattaaattattaaagcCTATAGGTTGGTTCACTGCCACACTAAAAATGAATCGAACAAGAATCAATCCTGTGTATTTCCCACTGTGTACATGCCAGCAGCAGCCTCAATGTGATTCAACATAGGTAATGATGATTGGAATAATAGAGACTACTCCACAGTTAAAGTTGGATTAAAAGAGTCGCCAAAACATGACATAAAACAATTACTTCACCATGAATGGCATTATTATTGATTCACAAATACTTTCTGCGAAAAGATCATAACCAAGAAACAAATGTGAATCTAGAATCTATTATTATGAGTTCAGGGCAGGTGGACCACTATGACCCACGGGTAAAAATCATTTCTTTACAAGTGAAAAAATACCATGAGCAACTGACAGAGTTAAAATTTCAAAGCATTACAGCATTTAATGTTTGAAGGGGAACGCATTAAACTCATAAATGGAAAACCACTGAATTATCTTTCCCTACTTTTGGAGAAATGAAACGGAAATTCAATTTAATGTCCCGCTCCCGAGAACTATTAATAAAGTGTACTAACTAGATAGTTCAAATTCAAAGCTTGAATATAAATTCAGACAATGACACAACAGAGTCAAGCAATTGCACAACAGATAGAAAAGTACCACTCTTTCAGGAATGAGAAAGAGGCAAAGACTGAAATCCTGAGAAGGCATAGCCATTAGCGCCTGCAGAGAAACGATCTTAGACATCAGCACATATTTATACAGCACAACACTAGCAAATTACAAAAAAACGATGGTCACAATTTCTGCTTTCAGACTAAAGTACCTTGATTAAAATCCGGGCCACAATTTGAGCGCTCATTCTCTCCGGCTCAAACTGCATTCCCAAAAAAGAAGAAAGCAAACAACAATCAACAAATCAACAGTAAAAAGAAAGGAATGGCaatgaaataaattaaaaatccaaCCTGGTACAGTCGCAAAAGGCAAAGATTTGCATTCAAACTGTAGGTTTGAGACGAAACCTACGAttgcaataaaataacaaatacgCCATATCAATGCTAGGTTATCATAATTTTGACAGAACCAACCAATAATCAACggagaaaataaaaagataaatacTTGTTCATTGACGTAGATTTCCAGATCGGGGAGGATGTCTGGGTTGTACGGATTGACGGAGATGAGCTGCTCCACCGTGTAGGACATCGTCGATTGCTGATTTTGACTCGTCGGCGTATTTGCTGCCTCTCTACCCATTCGTTTCTTCGAATTTTGCGTGATGTTGAAACCTAAAAACCTCAGCTTTGCAATGCGACACGAGATAAGAAAGAAGGGAGAAGATGGTGTTTTAGGGCTTTAGAGCACATTATCTGCTGGACAATTATACCCTCTACAGACTACactgttttttatttttctgttttttttcttttccataTTTTCTTTGCctgtttttgtttctttaaaaataaaataaatcaaatttttcTCCAAATCCCTtcataaaaaagaaaaatgcaaaatatgattttaaagaaaattaaaaaataatttttaccatataattattaaaaattaatacattAACATACAGTCAAGCTAATTGCTAAAAGGTTAAATATATAACCAAAAGTTTGTTACATAATATTCAAGTATTCAACTAGTACCCGAACACACATGccttttattttctattttttcaaattttaactgaaataaaaataataataataataaatgatgaaattaaaaaatgacattttttataaataaattttcatggaatgacaaaaaaaatataataaaaatgacATACAAAAATCATTTAAGGGCAATATCAAGAAGATGTACCAAAAGAACACTTGCtcttacataatatatatagtaataACTAATAGATATGACAAGAATTTGTTttacattaatttttttgtttgacaggatttgttttaaattaattattacaaGTACTAGtattttatcaaaaagagaaaCAAATGTTCAAAATTCAAACTAGCCGGTCGAAGTTTCCATATGTATACCAAATAATTAACTGTAACAttaaagataaaacaaagaTAGGAACACATGAAGTAACAACTATGTTTACATGTAAACCAATTAGTTGCGTATACAATTGTTTCTTGTAGTTACATGTAAACCAATTAGTTGCGTATACAATTGTTTCCTGTAGTTACATGTAAACCAATTTTATGCATAccatattttcataaaaatagcTCTATACATTTAAAACTCCAAAATGTCAGCATAGATTATGAAGCAGTATCCAAAGCCTCAGGATCAATGCAATCGCATACCCATGCACTTTTGGATTCTCCTTCCTGTCATCATTCATGAGTCTGTCTTCGTTTCAAAAATGTGAATTGTGAAACCAAAAAAAGCCATTTCAGGTACTCTTCCATGAAAGGATTCACCTGAAACCAGGATGCAATGTGAATCATATGTATTGACTTCAATTTTTTATTGATCTGCTTGTTTTTGTCTTCTGAAGAGGTGACTGGCGCGGGTACATGATGATCGCCAAAACTAATGAGAACACAAGACCGACGACTCCACTAAATGGCTGAGAAGGGTGGCCGCCGGTAAACCATAGAGGGAGATTAGGTCGATATGTCATAAAGCCACCTGCTTTTAAGATAAAACTACAAGCCAGTATCCCTGTACGGATCCCTACCGGAAGGGAGAGGCTACCTTCACTTTGTTGACGAGCTCCAGACAAACTCAGGGACAACAACCATAATCCGGGTGTTTCCCATATTGAcctaaatttccataaataattcaaaataaggtAGTGGAAGATATGAAAACGTAAATTACTTATTACCTTAAAAATGATCCACACGATGATATCAAGTAATCTTCAGCTCAAAGTTCCAAACATTAACAAATTAAGAACAATGGAAGACTCTGAAAAGTAAGAGATACCATGAGCGAATAACATAGGAAGACGTACCTTtgagataaagaaaatgcaagCCCAGAAATAATTAATCCACGGTGAAAACCAAAATCGGAAGAAATTTCCTCAGGCAACCATGACCGAAAGAGCAATTCCTCCACAGTTGCAACACCAGTTGCAGTAACAATTCCTTGAACAATGAGCAAAAGCATACTAGCATATGACTTCATCAATGTGAAGGGTTCTGAGTATGGAAAAGATAAAGTAGTAGGCCAACACAGTTGCACGCAGCCAAGCAAGGAGTTTACTGACTGTATCAGCAAAACAAGCATTGCCCCTCCAGCAAGACCCATCAAGAAGTTTTTTACCTGCAATGAAGGCAAGTGGAGAGTGGAAATCGTGGGTGAAAGTAAAATGTCAAAGATCAAGAGCATGAAGGCAAGTGGAGAGTGGAAATCGTGGGTGACAGTAAAATGGATCAAGAGCAAATTGAAAAGCACATTGAGGTAGTCATGTGACTCCAAAAGAACTTTCATTAGAGGATTATTATACCAGCATCAGGGTCAAGGAACTCTTTCTCAAAACCAAGTGTGCAATTGATTAATCGTTTTGAAGAGAGTGATTTGAAGTTACTTCTATCCAAAGCAAACCATGAAAAAAGATTTTGGGGGAAAAAAAGGAAGCATCGGCGGCATGACAAAATATGTAACCAAAAGTTTCTTGGCCAGATCAAGCACTAAAAATTACTCGGATAAAATCTCAACAAAACCTACCAAGAAAGAGGGAGAATTTTTTCATGGTGATTCATATCCCAAGAAGATATATCAAGGCTTTCAAAAACTAAAAGACATTCACTATCGTTACAGTCATATCATGCGTAACCCACACCAGGATCATCTTCTCAGGATAGAATCATAGAGATAACGTGCATACCTTAGGTAATGAAGTAAAATCCAGACCATATTGCAGTAATGGATCATCATACTTGCGAATTCTTTTCCCCCACAACATTACCATCATCATTATGGAAATATACAGGCCAGTTATGCAAGTAAACTCGACAATTTTGAATGGACTTGGAGTCTTCCAACTCCGCATTAACGATGGAAACAATGGAATAACAACAGGTGACCATAGAAGCAGCACCATGAATATAAAGCCAAGAATCCTGAATTTGAAAAACAGGGCAATTTAAGGAATTCAGTCCACAATCGGAAGGATCTCATGCATTGTGCATGCACTGCTGGGAGGAGGGGAGAGGAGACAAAATTTTTCCACAATTAAATTACCGTTACTATTTGCCATCCATCATACACTGATGTAACGCACTTCTTAATTTAAAAAACCCGATCACAAAATGTTAACTTGAGTTTTAGTAGTTTCGACTAGAGACGGTGTAATACTTTTTTCTAATTGTAgcttattttttcatttttcctcAATGTGTCTGTATAGCTTAAAGCCGCCCTCTTTTCGTTGTTCTAATTGTACCTTCAGGTGCTTTAACCTTCAGCCATGGATGCAAAGGGACTTGGCAAGTGAACTAGGTTTCTGTACTCCCCGAGTTCAAATATCAACCACTTGACAAACAACAAATTATATGCATCAACTATTACCAACCTCTTCCAGTATAACAACATTTTTGAACCACTCCAATAGGATTATAAACTGTATTTTTAGTCTCCCCACAAAACTTTGCAGCTTCAAGCAGCAGCAAAGATTCATTGACAGATCACAGACCTTAGTGCAAGAACACTTTAATAATATAAAGCTTGCTTACCCAAGAAACTCAACCATCAAGAACAGATGCAAAATAGGTtgtcaaaaaattcaaattagtGTTAAATGACAATGTACCAAAAGTAAACTCAAGGAAAACCGACTCGCAACCGAAGTGAAACGTGTAGAACAGGGAAAGCACGTGAAATGGGCATCTTCGTTTGTAATGTATTCCACTAAAAATTGTGACCCGTTGCATGGGGTAGACAGATAAATGAGTGCAAAGAATATTTAAGATTAAAGAAAACATACGAACTTTTTCCCAacttttcatgaaaattttgtATAAAGGTCAACACGTCTGACCGTTGAGGAGATCATTGTGCCGTGATAATTGCTTCAAATGATAAGTGAATAACCTTTTCCAAAATTCCAGATGGTCTTTTAGTGCGGAATGCAGAGAGAGATTAATGCACGTGACAACGAAAGGCAtggtaaaaaaattaataagacCATTTTGAGGGTATAAAACACGCTTTAAATTCTAGAGTGAGAACCCAAAAATGTTATGATGTCAGGAGTCAGATGATAAAAGTGAAATTAGTCATACTCAAGAAAATATTCTCCTAAACAGTAATACAACACTAACccatagtttagaaaatcatagATCACATGGAAACAGATGTAGATATTCACCTCTGAAACAGCGGGCGTTCAGCAATATGCAGAAATGAAATGAGCCTGTCGGTTACACTCACTG includes the following:
- the LOC140873218 gene encoding eukaryotic translation initiation factor 3 subunit K — its product is MGREAANTPTSQNQQSTMSYTVEQLISVNPYNPDILPDLEIYVNEQVSSQTYSLNANLCLLRLYQFEPERMSAQIVARILIKALMAMPSQDFSLCLFLIPERVQMEDQFKTLIVLSHFLETARFRQFWDEAAKNRHILDVVPGFEQAIQAYAIHVLSLTYKKVPRTILAEAINIEGLALDKFLESHIANSGWSIEKTQDKGQLIILPPNEFNHPELKKTTADGIPLEHVTRIFPILG